A window of the Arachis duranensis cultivar V14167 chromosome 5, aradu.V14167.gnm2.J7QH, whole genome shotgun sequence genome harbors these coding sequences:
- the LOC107490582 gene encoding pentatricopeptide repeat-containing protein At3g48810 produces MYLRDGCSLLLKVRKPSIPLVLNTNPIFNLESNSQPQPTNAPPVEEFHVLKRLKHERDIGLALEYFKSLANSGAFKHTQFTYQLMIEKLGRNCEMDGVQYLLQQMKLEGVACSEDLFICVMNSYRRAGLADQALKMFYRIREFGCKPTVKIYNHLLDALLGENRFQMISPVYNNMKGEGLEPNGFTYNMLLKALCKNGKVDGACKLLEEMSNKGCPPDAVSYTTIVSSVCKLGQVEKAKELAKGFAPVVPVYNALINGFCKEYKIKEAFGLLNEMVFKGIDPNVISYSTIISCLSDMGNIDLSVAAFAQMLKRGCSPNIHTYSSLIKGYLLGGKLGEALELWNLMIMEGVKPNVVSYNALIHGLCCIGNMADAISICNQMERSSCSPNVTTYSTLISGFAKAGDLLGASAIWNKMINCGCHPNVVVYTTMVDALCQMSMFNQVHRLIENMVADGCPPNVVTFNTLIKGLCANGRVEGAMSVLHQMEKYDCLPNIRTYNELLDGLFRVNRFREACGLIKDIEDRNVELNTVTYNIIMHGFSSVGMQERVFQILAKMLVNGVNPDAITVNIIIHAYSKLGKVRTAMQILDKYTEEKELYPDWLGTEEAIVYLHNKMLSKGIFPNVATWDVLIRGFFNNLGHMGPTRILDDILGNG; encoded by the coding sequence ATGTATTTGAGAGATGGGTGTTCCTTGTTGTTAAAAGTGCGCAAGCCTTCAATTCCCTTGGTGCTTAACACGAACCCAATTTTCAATCTTGAAAGTAATTCCCAACCCCAACCCACTAATGCTCCTCCTGTTGAAGAGTTCCATGTATTGAAGAGATTGAAACATGAGAGAGATATTGGTTTGGCGCTTGAATATTTCAAGTCTTTGGCCAATTCTGGAGCTTTCAAGCATACTCAATTTACATATCAGCTCATGATTGAGAAGCTTGGGAGAAACTGTGAAATGGATGGTGTTCAGTATCTATTGCAGCAGATGAAGCTTGAAGGTGTGGCTTGCTCTGAAGATTTGTTCATATGTGTGATGAATTCATATAGGAGAGCAGGGTTGGCTGATCAAGCTTTAAAGATGTTTTATAGGATACGGGAATTCGGGTGCAAGCCCACAGTTAAGATATACAATCACCTTTTAGATGCATTGCTTGGTGAAAATAGGTTTCAGATGATTAGTCCTGTGTATAACAACATGAAGGGTGAAGGGTTGGAACCAAATGGGTTCACATATAACATGCTTCTCAAGGCATTATGTAAGAATGGGAAGGTGGATGGTGCCTGCAAGCTGCTTGAAGAAATGTCGAATAAGGGTTGTCCTCCAGATGCTGTGAGTTACACTACTATAGTGTCTTCTGTATGTAAACTTGGTCAAGTAGAGAAGGCAAAGGAGCTAGCCAAGGGGTTTGCTCCTGTAGTACCTGTCTACAATGCTTTGATCAATGGCTTTTGCAAAGAATACAAAATAAAGGAGGCATTTGGTTTGTTGAATGAGATGGTGTTTAAGGGCATTGATCCAAATGTTATCAGTTATTCTACTATTATCAGTTGTCTTTCTGATATGGGAAATATTGACTTGTCTGTTGCTGCTTTTGCACAAATGCTTAAGAGAGGATGCAGCCCTAATATTCATACTTATTCTTCGCTCATAAAAGGCTATTTATTGGGAGGGAAACTTGGTGAAGCTCTTGAATTGTGGAACCTTATGATTATGGAGGGAGTTAAGCCGAATGTTGTTTCATACAATGCCCTCATACACGGTTTGTGCTGCATTGGGAATATGGCTGATGCCATATCTATTTGTAATCAGATGGAGAGAAGCTCTTGCAGTCCAAATGTGACCACATATAGCACTTTAATATCCGGTTTCGCAAAAGCTGGGGACTTGCTAGGTGCCTCTGCAATATGGAACAAGATGATAAATTGCGGTTGCCATCCTAATGTTGTGGTATACACCACTATGGTGGATGCTCTTTGTCAAATGTCTATGTTTAACCAAGTTCATCGTCTCATTGAAAATATGGTTGCTGATGGTTGCCCACCAAATGTTGTCACATTCAACACATTGATCAAGGGCTTGTGTGCTAACGGAAGAGTAGAAGGGGCCATGAGTGTACTTCATCAGATGGAGAAATATGATTGTTTGCCTAATATTAGAACATATAATGAGTTGTTGGATGGTCTTTTTAGGGTGAACAGATTCAGAGAAGCTTGTGGACTTATAAAGGATATTGAAGATAGGAATGTGGAACTAAATACAGTTACTTACAACATTATTATGCATGGGTTTTCTTCTGTTGGGATGCAAGAACGGGTTTTCCAAATTCTGGCAAAAATGTTGGTGAATGGAGTAAATCCCGACGCCATTACAgtcaatataattattcatgcaTATAGTAAGTTGGGTAAGGTTAGAACTGCCATGCAAATTTTGGATAAATATACTGAAGAAAAGGAGTTGTATCCAGACTGGTTAGGCACTGAAGAAGCCATTGTGTATCTTCATAATAAGATGTTGAGTAAAGGAATCTTTCCCAATGTTGCCACTTGGGATGTGTTAATTCGAGGTTTCTTTAACAACTTGGGTCATATGGGACCAACACGTATCTTGGATGATATCTTGGGAAATGGATGA